Proteins found in one Leptidea sinapis chromosome 23, ilLepSina1.1, whole genome shotgun sequence genomic segment:
- the LOC126971122 gene encoding ribonuclease H1-like isoform X2 yields the protein MTAKGRISGIFMNWGDCEAQVKGYSGARFKKFNTTLEAQEFISAFSDSGVLTQSKQKPNSASLTSLSREDLKRPCSTSTQNTNEIAVPKKKVKSKQNSSSSDDEIFDLATIIENKLNDIEKRLKEPIKGVDKVKTIQKAPRRTVLIEPLGQGKPVGGENDFETDSDGFVQVYTDGACSSNGCEGARAGLGVYWGNGHRLNVSEPVSGRATNNCGEIQAATKAIRQALDNGVQKLTINTDSQFLISSVTKWMPGWKRKGWKLKSGEPVKNEIDFKELDSIQNKLEIKWNYVKAHQGVHGNEIADQLAKAELDYLLLYSFDTELFIDEVEKRPAIWDIQCKDYSNKIIKNQA from the exons ATGACGG CAAAGGGTCGAATATCGGGGATATTTATGAATTGGGGTGATTGTGAAGCTCAAGTGAAGGGATATTCTGGAGCGCGGTTTAAAAAATTCAACACCACTCTCGAAGCACAAGAATTCATTTCGGCATTTAGTGACAGTGGAGTATTAACACAATCTAAACAAAAACCGAATAGTGCCAGCTTAACCAGTTTATCAAGGGAAGACCTTAAACGACCTTGTTCAACATCTACACAAAACACAAACGAAATTGCAGTTCCAAAGAAGAAAGTTAAGTCTAAACAGAATTCATCCTCAAGTgatgatgaaatatttgatcTGGCCActattattgaaaacaaattGAATGATATTGAAAAACGGCTAAAAGAGCCTATTAAAGGTGTTGATAAAGTAAAAACAATCCAAAAGGCTCCTAGAAGAACAGTATTAATAGAACCTTTAGGGCAGGGAAAGCCTGTCGGTGGAGAGAATGATTTTGAGACTGATAGTGATGGTTTTGTTCAAGTTTATACTGATGGAGCATGTTCTTCGAATGGATGTGAAGGAGCTCGTGCAGGGCTGGGAGTGTATTGGGGTAATGGACACAGGTTGAATGTCAGTGAGCCAGTATCCGGCCGAGCTACAAACAATTGTGGTGAGATACAGGCTGCAACTAAAGCTATCAGACAAGCCTTGGATAATGGAGTCcagaaattaacaattaacACTGATTCACAATTTCTTATTTCCTCAGTGACTAAATGGATGCCAG GTTGGAAAAGAAAAGGATGGAAACTTAAGTCAGGGGAGCCTGTGAAGAATGAGATAGATTTTAAAGAACTAGacagtattcaaaataaactaGAAATTAAGTGGAATTATGTGAAAGCCCACCAAGGAGTACATGGCAATGAAATAGCTGATCAACTAGCCAAAGCAG AGCTTGATTACCTGCTGCTATATAGTTTCGACACTGAACTATTTATTGATGAAGTGGAGAAGAGACCTGCAATATGGGATATTCAGTGTAAGgattactcaaataaaattatcaagaaCCAAGCTTGA
- the LOC126971122 gene encoding ribonuclease H1-like isoform X1, with the protein MIWGVIGYQRIFTHHRLVSKKIFRFVLKMPFYAVAKGRISGIFMNWGDCEAQVKGYSGARFKKFNTTLEAQEFISAFSDSGVLTQSKQKPNSASLTSLSREDLKRPCSTSTQNTNEIAVPKKKVKSKQNSSSSDDEIFDLATIIENKLNDIEKRLKEPIKGVDKVKTIQKAPRRTVLIEPLGQGKPVGGENDFETDSDGFVQVYTDGACSSNGCEGARAGLGVYWGNGHRLNVSEPVSGRATNNCGEIQAATKAIRQALDNGVQKLTINTDSQFLISSVTKWMPGWKRKGWKLKSGEPVKNEIDFKELDSIQNKLEIKWNYVKAHQGVHGNEIADQLAKAELDYLLLYSFDTELFIDEVEKRPAIWDIQCKDYSNKIIKNQA; encoded by the exons atgatatgGGGCGTAATTGGATATCAAAGGATTTTTACTCACCATAGATTggtttccaaaaaaatatttagatttgtATTAAAGATGCCTTTTTATGCTGTAGCAAAGGGTCGAATATCGGGGATATTTATGAATTGGGGTGATTGTGAAGCTCAAGTGAAGGGATATTCTGGAGCGCGGTTTAAAAAATTCAACACCACTCTCGAAGCACAAGAATTCATTTCGGCATTTAGTGACAGTGGAGTATTAACACAATCTAAACAAAAACCGAATAGTGCCAGCTTAACCAGTTTATCAAGGGAAGACCTTAAACGACCTTGTTCAACATCTACACAAAACACAAACGAAATTGCAGTTCCAAAGAAGAAAGTTAAGTCTAAACAGAATTCATCCTCAAGTgatgatgaaatatttgatcTGGCCActattattgaaaacaaattGAATGATATTGAAAAACGGCTAAAAGAGCCTATTAAAGGTGTTGATAAAGTAAAAACAATCCAAAAGGCTCCTAGAAGAACAGTATTAATAGAACCTTTAGGGCAGGGAAAGCCTGTCGGTGGAGAGAATGATTTTGAGACTGATAGTGATGGTTTTGTTCAAGTTTATACTGATGGAGCATGTTCTTCGAATGGATGTGAAGGAGCTCGTGCAGGGCTGGGAGTGTATTGGGGTAATGGACACAGGTTGAATGTCAGTGAGCCAGTATCCGGCCGAGCTACAAACAATTGTGGTGAGATACAGGCTGCAACTAAAGCTATCAGACAAGCCTTGGATAATGGAGTCcagaaattaacaattaacACTGATTCACAATTTCTTATTTCCTCAGTGACTAAATGGATGCCAG GTTGGAAAAGAAAAGGATGGAAACTTAAGTCAGGGGAGCCTGTGAAGAATGAGATAGATTTTAAAGAACTAGacagtattcaaaataaactaGAAATTAAGTGGAATTATGTGAAAGCCCACCAAGGAGTACATGGCAATGAAATAGCTGATCAACTAGCCAAAGCAG AGCTTGATTACCTGCTGCTATATAGTTTCGACACTGAACTATTTATTGATGAAGTGGAGAAGAGACCTGCAATATGGGATATTCAGTGTAAGgattactcaaataaaattatcaagaaCCAAGCTTGA